A stretch of DNA from bacterium:
CTGATGAGATCTTCCAGGTCCACCGCGGACTCGGTGTCGAGGATCGTCTCCCCGGGCTTGAGGGTCTTCCCCGACCCGCCCGGGGAGAGCTTCACGAACTTGTCGCCGATCAGCCCCTGCGTCTTGATCGACGCGATCGTGTCGTCCGTCAGCTCGATGCCCGTGCGGATCCTCAGCGTGACCACGGCCGCGAAGGTCTGCGGGTTCACCTCCACGCCGGCCACGGTGCCGACCGTCACCCCCGCGATCTCGACGGCCGCGCCGCTCTTCAGCCCGGTCACGTTCTGGAACCTCGCCTTGACGGTGTAGGCGTCCCCGCCGAACAGCTCCATCCTGCCGAGCCTGATCGTGAGGTAGCCCACGGCGAGAAGGCCGGCCAGCATGAAGACGCCCACGCCAAGCTCCCATGACGTCCTGCGCATCGTCCCTCCTCTCACGGACAAACGGCGAATTCCTCCAACGGCTGCTTCTTCTCC
This window harbors:
- the mlaD gene encoding outer membrane lipid asymmetry maintenance protein MlaD; translation: MRRTSWELGVGVFMLAGLLAVGYLTIRLGRMELFGGDAYTVKARFQNVTGLKSGAAVEIAGVTVGTVAGVEVNPQTFAAVVTLRIRTGIELTDDTIASIKTQGLIGDKFVKLSPGGSGKTLKPGETILDTESAVDLEDLISRYVMGKV